A single window of Aspergillus oryzae RIB40 DNA, chromosome 8 DNA harbors:
- a CDS encoding uncharacterized protein (predicted oxidoreductase related to nitroreductase), whose protein sequence is MGSAQVEFKNASTNTLLELVKARRTYYGLKAESPISDDAIQSIVETSVLHVPSSFNTQTSRVVLLLKEEHQKVWDIAIKAMEGLVAAGAVPKEAFENHTKPKLEAFRAAYGTVLFFVDYESLAPIKEKFAIYADKFDPFALESNAMSQYLVWTALESEGFGANLQHYSPLIDADIQKTWDLPASWKLDAQLVFGAPTSEPGEKEFAPLENRFKVFGKSA, encoded by the exons ATGGGCTCCGCTCAGGTTGAATTCAAGAACGCCTCCACCAACACTCTCCTCGAGTTGGTCAAGGCCCGCCGTACCTACTATGGTCTCAAGGCCGAGAGCCCCATCTCCGACGATGCCATCCAGTCCATTGTCGAGACCTCCGTCCTCCACGTCCCCAGCTCTTTCAACACCCAGACCTCCCGTGTCGTTCTCCtgctgaaggaggagcaCCAGAAGGTCTGGGACATCGCCATCAAGGCCATGGAGGGCCTCGTTGCCGCCGGTGCCGTCCCCAAGGAGGCGTTCGAGAACCACACCAAGCCTAAGCTCGAGGCTTTCCGCGCTGCCTACGGAACT gtcctcttcttcgtcgactACGAGTCTCTCGCTCccatcaaggagaagttcgCCATCTACGCCGACAAGTTCGACCCCTTCGCCCTCGAGTCCAACGCCATGTCCCAGTACCTCG TCTGGACCGCCCTCGAGTCCGAAGGCTTCGGCGCCAACCTCCAGCACTACAGCCCCCTCATCGACGCTGACATCCAGAAGACCTGGGACCTCCCCGCCTCCTGGAAGTTGGACGCCCAGCTCGTCTTCGGTGCTCCTACCAGCGAGCCCGGCGAGAAGGAGTTTGCCCCTCTTGAGAACCGCTTCAAGGTCTTCGGCAAGTCTGCATGA
- a CDS encoding uncharacterized protein (dehydrogenases with different specificities (related to short-chain alcohol dehydrogenases)): MSTTSSTFKSSSGANCHPTALEIIQNNGLEGKLQDKVILITGCSSGIGIDTARALSVTGATLYLTARDLKKAEQALGDLIEKPNVHLLTLNLNSLASVRACAEEFLPKSSQLNVLINNAGVMATPEGRTQDGFETQFGTNHLGHFTLFYLLKPILLASSTPEFNSRVVNVSSLAHRYGEPVFDNINLEGIYEPWRAYGQSKTANIWTANEIERRYGSQGLHAFSVHPGGIRTGLQQYVPKEQKDAWDQDDAISSVWKTSEHGAATTVWAAVAKELEGKGGKYLEDCQIAEKYDPSTGTAGKGYAPWVYDEAKQAKLWEMSLNLAGLHV; encoded by the coding sequence ATGTCTACCACCAGCAGCACTTTCAAAAGCTCCAGCGGTGCCAATTGCCATCCCACCGCTTTGGAGATCATTCAGAACAATGGTTTAGAAGGAAAACTCCAGGACAAAGTTATCCTCATCACTGGCTGCTCGTCAGGCATCGGCATCGACACAGCCCGTGCCCTGTCCGTCACCGGGGCTACCCTCTATCTCACCGCGCGTGatttgaagaaggccgaaCAAGCGTTAGGGGACCTCATCGAGAAACCCAACGTCCATCTCCTGACCCTAAACCTCAACTCGCTGGCCAGTGTCCGAGCCTGTGCGGAAGAGTTCTTGCCCAAGAGCTCCCAATTGAATGTCCTGATTAACAATGCAGGAGTCATGGCGACACCGGAGGGTCGGACGCAAGATGGGTTCGAAACTCAATTCGGTACCAATCACTTAGGCCATTTTACCCTTTTCTACCTGTTGAAGCCTATCCTGCTGGCTTCCTCAACCCCGGAGTTCAACTCGCGTGTTGTCAATGTCTCTTCCCTGGCGCATCGTTATGGTGAACCTGTTTTTGATAATATCAATCTGGAGGGAATCTACGAACCGTGGAGAGCATATGGTCAGAGCAAGACGGCAAACATCTGGACGGCCAATGAGATCGAGAGGCGATATGGGTCCCAGGGCCTTCATGCTTTTAGTGTTCACCCTGGTGGCATTAGGACTGGGCTACAGCAGTATGTTCCCAAGGAACAGAAGGACGCATGGGATCAGGATGATGCGATATCGAGTGTGTGGAAAACTTCGGAGCACGGGGCTGCTACCACTGTTTGGGCGGCGGTAGCAAAGGAGTTAGAAGGAAAGGGCGGgaaatatcttgaagattgTCAAATTGCAGAGAAATACGACCCGAGCACTGGGACTGCTGGAAAGGGATATGCGCCGTGGGTGTATGATGAGGCAAAACAGGCGAAGTTGTGGGAAATGTCATTGAACTTGGCAGGGTTACATGTCTAA
- a CDS encoding uncharacterized protein (predicted protein), translated as MVTHPANMVMTIVPRAIASLANSERITNYLIHGTIEDCRLDIRQAQVGSGITETHKRAAVLLADVSIQSSHTSKPILKQLNCKVNKGSIVMCAGPVGSGKTTLARALLGEISPSSGVIYTSSKRIGVCAQEPWLPSGSIKEVICGGLQVDETWYEQVLLASELVKDLDTLSDGDGTEIRFPGLNLSGGQRQRVGITSMRWVFGMAFSC; from the exons ATGGTTACTCACCCTGCAAACATGGTCATGACCATAGTTCCTCGTGCCATTGCATCGCTGGCAAATTCTGAAAGAATTACGAATTACTTAATACATGGTACAATTGAAGACTGTCGATTAGATATACGGCAGGCTCAGGTTGGCTCGGGCATTACAGAAACTCATAAGCGGGCAGCTGTCTTACTAGCCGATGTGAGCATTCAATCTTCACATACAAGTAAGCCAATATTGAAACAGCTTAACTGTAAGGTCAACAAGGGGTCCATTGTCATGTGCGCAGGCCCCGTTGGATCAGGGAAAACAACTTTAGCTCGGGCGCTACTCGGGGAAATATCTCCCTCTAGTGGTGTGATTTATACGTCCTCTAAGCGCATAGGGGTATGTGCCCAGGAGCCATGGCTCCCAAGTGGCAGTATCAAGGAGGTTATATGTGGTGGTCTTCAGGTTGACGAAACCTGGTACGAGCAGGTTTTACTTGCTTCTGAGCTGGTGAAAGACCTAGACACCCTCTCAGATGGCGACGGTACCGAGATCCGGTTTCCTGGTCTCAACTTGTCTGGCGGCCAGCGACAACGTGTG GGTATTACCTCAATGCGATGGGTGTTCGGAATGGCCTTTTCATGTTAA
- a CDS encoding Zn(II)2Cys6 transcription factor domain-containing protein (predicted protein) has protein sequence MDSATLNKIRSRRSHHKSRLGCKNCKRRRVKCDEKKPSCGKCVNHSIECDFSVSTPTSPSPSPPAASSAHQRYRFRQSKYQTLASPAPNEAQRPGGNSIAVQCDFSANISAMVGISFADLQLFHHYLISTYRTLTDEASDPYDVWSIHIPQWGIAFPSILHLMLALSALHLGHEKPELRHQYVMQANDHFTFGIRSVTTVLSQLNSENCQLIYMSAVMICLVYFGHGPRPGEYLVFSSQGQAEWLVLMRGVRSILATNHDKIFSGVLTPQTDDSIQSVSPELQGELRQHHDRIVELKTFIEIQTAGPEKDLYLSAVGSLPDTFDETYTMRSAGKDGVCLLPMVIGWIYRLPEPFVVLLEKKDPFALVILAHWSILLTYMTSSWLFVGWDQHVIKGIRASLEEEFYNWISWPETVISTRA, from the exons ATGGACAGCGCCACGCTGAACAAGATTCGCTCTCGGAGATCACATCACAAGTCCCGGCTCGGTTGTAAAAATTGCAAGAGGCGGCGGGTAAAA TGTGATgagaagaaaccatcttGTGGAAAATGCGTGAACCATTCCATCGAATGTGACTTCTCCGTATCTACTCCGACGtcgccatcaccatcaccacctgCTGCATCGTCAGCTCATCAGCGGTACCGATTCAGGCAATCCAAATATCAGACTTTAGCTTCCCCAGCGCCCAATGAAGCACAACGCCCTGGCGGCAACTCTATCGCCGTCCAATGCGATTTTTCCGCCAATATTAGTGCTATGGTCGGGATTTCGTTTGCGGATCTTCAACTCTTTCATCACTATCTAATCTCGACATATCGCACCCTCACAGACGAAGCATCCGATCCATATGATGTTTGGTCGATCCACATCCCACAGTGGGGAATCGCGTTCCCCTCAATCCTCCATTTAATGCTGGCCTTGTCCGCTCTCCATCTTGGTCATGAAAAGCCAGAGCTTCGACACCAGTATGTGATGCAGGCAAATGACCATTTCACATTTGGTATCCGATCTGTCACTACCGTCCTCTCTCAACTGAATTCCGAGAATTGTCAGTTGATTTATATGTCAGCGGTCATGATCTGTCTCGTCTATTTCGGACATGGTCCCCGACCCGGTGAATATCTAGTCTTCAGTAGCCAGGGACAAGCTGAGTGGCTAGTCCTCATGAGAGGAGTTCGCTCCATTCTGGCAACAAATCATGATAAGATCTTCTCGGGGGTCCTGACGCCTCAGACGGATGATAGCATCCAAAGCGTCAGTCCCGAATTACAGGGCGAATTACGTCAACATCACGATCGCATTGTCGAGCTAAAGACTTTCATCGAGATACAGACTGCTGGCCCCGAAAAGGACTTGTACCTTTCTGCTGTGGGCAGCCTACCAGACACTTTTGACGAGACTTATACGATGCGGAGTGCGGGAAAGGACGGTGTATGTTTATTACCTATGGTGATAGGCTGGATATATCGACTCCCAGAACCATTTGTGGTGCTTTTAGAGAAAAAGGATCCTTTCGCGCTCGTTATCCTGGCTCATTGGAGTATTCTACTAACCTATATGACCTCGTCCTGGCTCTTCGTTGGTTGGGATCAACATGTTATCAAAGGTATTCGGGCTTCTCTAGAGGAGGAGTTCTACAACTGGATTAGCTGGCCTGAGACTGTCATTAGCACACGGGCCTAG
- a CDS encoding uncharacterized protein (predicted protein), with protein sequence MITLLIPDCRIRTFRRWVSFLANVFELYELLLHWIVFQSPSNLLKKPWKMVHRVIGLIWRTGLSFLTEKPSYVKFNRAVPTPLMLPASHGRNNLSADSPCVDRNHKHKTFRYPTRAQIISGVEPWLRMKLDNTRSRNDKTDGTSEEPCPYVMASTDLLSLGMSHFLDSEYWPMIDDGFRPSSDIDRREMYRMIGTKEQNHGS encoded by the exons ATGATAACGTTGTTGATCCCTGACTGCCGAATTCGGACATTCAGGAGATGGGTTAGCTTCTTGGCTAATGTGTTCGAGTTGTATGAGCTCCTGCTGCATTGGATAGTCTTCCAATCTCCGAGCAACCTTTTGAagaagccatggaagatgGTGCATCGTGTGATTGGTCTTATTTGGCGAACAGGCTTGTCTTTCCTGACTGAAAAACCTTCATATGTTAAGTTTAACCGAGCTGTCCCCACACCTCTAAT GCTGCCAGCATCCCACGGTCGTAATAACCTCAGTGCCGATAGCCCTTGTGTCGACCGCAACCACAAGCACAAGACATTTCGATACCCCACACGAGCCCAAATAATCTCTGGTGTGGAGCcctggttgagaatgaaGCTAGATAACACTCGAAGCAGGAATGACAAGACAGATGGA ACCTCCGAGGAACCATGTCCTTACGTGATGGCAAG CACGGATCTTTTAAGTCTTGGAAT GAGTCATTTCCTGGACTCAGAATACTGGCCCATGATTGACGATGGATTTCGGCCGTCGTCGGACATTGATCGGCGTGAAATGTATAGAATGATAGGAACCAAAGAGCAGAACCACGGGTCATGA
- a CDS encoding DUF3632 domain-containing protein (predicted protein), with amino-acid sequence MASLNLFSRIESPSEQEKQIFAILDEYAQPSSSTTASTAAQSIHEFAAPLLSDSQADGLENLLWQFWNIVINVARQIPCDSPSQERLVELVKALTEIPPTTIQIWGNDTKLWVDLPLLGPEMREAWNLNPTGNEAEEKIKEWINLNSFVARLLSISLAPWTVLGVWALRDALEEESSGRKVECDIAVAKEWLQHGGPVLRQQTLAAENKEERIMAGGTLYQGPAKLCPERWNFWKERLSQISDQGGDVGKVASTTKTAMDQLEDN; translated from the exons ATGGCCTCTCTAAATTTGTTTTCGAGGATCGAATCGCCTTCAGAGCAGGAGAAACAAATCTTTGCGATATTGGATGAATATGCCCAACCTTCCAGCTCAACCACAGCTTCGACAGCGGCACAGAGTATCCATGAATTCGCAGCTCCACTCCTGTCGGATTCTCAAGCGGACGGTCTAGAGAACCTGCTTTGGCAATTCTGGAATATCGTTATCAATGTCGCGAGACAGATTCCATGTGATAGCCCGTCGCAGGAGCGGTTGGTGGAACTTGTGAAGGCGTTGACCGAGATACCACCTACGACGATACAGATTTGGGGC AATGATACCAAGCTCTGGGTGGACCTACCACTTCTGGGGCCTGAGAtgagagaagcttggaaCC TCAATCCAACAGGcaacgaagccgaagagaaaatcaaagaatggatcaaCCTTAATTCTTTCGTCGCACGTCTACTCAGCATCAGCCTTGCACCATGGACCGTTCTCGGCGTATGGGCTCTCCGCGATGCTCTCGAGGAAGAATCGTCGGGGAGGAAGGTGGAATGCGACATTGCTGTGGCTAAGGAATGGCTCCAACATGGTGGGCCTGTTTTGCGACAGCAGACTCTGGCTGcagagaacaaggaagagcGGATTATGGCTGGTGGAACATTGTACCAGGGACCAGCCAAGCTGTGCCCTGAACGATGGAACTTCTGGAAGGAGCGTCTGAGTCAGATCAGCGATCAGGGGGGTGACGTTGGAAAGGTTGCGAGTACAACGAAGACGGCGATGGATCAGCTGGAAGATAATTAA
- a CDS encoding cytochrome P450 (cytochrome P450 CYP4/CYP19/CYP26 subfamilies) yields MLTLSFSALLGIALAWAIHRLAWKYSRLKAICVKRDNKLATQYGCEQPPRLRNWWPLGIDRLIQIWTADSEQRLMDLFTFPFKDVGYTLEQKFLGTIAFGTIDPENLEAIMTNINVFSFGLRRHILFPLLGDGIFTQEGKSWRHSRELLRPQFTRQHYRDLNIFRPHVDRLLHYLTGNGAATDLQPLFFRLTLDTTTEYLFGKSVNSLMPGEATKGQSFANHFDMAQNYVVQRFRLLDLYWLIGGPKFWRSCSAVHRFIDEIIDTRMDSKEKDKDCNSKSIFFDAVARDSRTRRDLRDQLTNVLLAGRDTTACLLSWTFHCLARHPDVLGRLNVEIASVVGTNTDLTRDDFKRMPYLDQVLREVLRLYPPVPVNTRTAHKTTILPTGGGKDGTKPFMVREGENVAFCVYAMHRREDLYGPDAGQFRPERWDEDLPLFQNERTATWGYLPFNGGPRACLGQDFGFVEAAYTVVRILQKYPIVKPDMYKGDIQGRKWLGWSSHQPEGIEMVTEERQKMTIVLSLGDGCRVTLGR; encoded by the exons ATGCTaaccctttctttctctgcgTTGCTCGGCATTGCATTAGCCTGGGCTATCCATCGCCTTGCTTGGAAATATTCCCGACTAAAG GCTATCTGTGTAAAGCGTGATAACAAACTTGCCACTCAGTATGGCTGTGAGCAGCCGCCGCGACTAAGGAATTGGTGGCCACTGGGCATCGATCGCTTGATCCAAATATGGACGGCGGATTCCGAGCAACGCCTAATGGACCTCTTTACATTTCCCTTCAAGGACGTTGGCTATACATTAGAACAGAAGTTCCTCGGAACCATAGCATTCGGAACCATTGACCCTGAGAATCTAGAGGCAATCATGACCAATATTAATG TTTTCAGCTTTGGGCTGCGCCGGCACATCCTTTTTCCGCTGCTAGGGGATGGTATATTTACTCAGGAGGGGAAGTCATGGAGGCATTCGCGGGAACTCCTCCGTCCACAGTTCACGAGACAACATTATCGAGATCTGAACATCTTTCGGCCTCATGTTGATAGGCTACTTCACTACCTGACTGGCAATGGAGCAGCTACAGACCTTCAGCCCTTGTTCTTTCGCTTAACCTTGGACACAACGACTGAATACCTCTTCGGCAAATCAGTCAATAGTCTTATGCCCGGAGAGGCTACCAAAGGTCAAAGCTTCGCTAACCACTTTGACATGGCTCAGAACTACGTTGTCCAGCGCTTTCGACTATTGGATCTGTATTGGCTGATAGGTGGACCGAAGTTCTGGCGATCATGCAGCGCAGTACATAGGTTCATTGACGAAATCATTGACACGCGCATGGATTctaaagagaaagataaagacTGCAATTCGAAATCTATATTCTTTGACGCTGTCGCACGGGATTCAAGGACTAGGAGGGATCTCCGGGATCAGCTCACTAATGTGCTTCTAGCTGGTAGAGATACCACGGCATGTCTATTGAGTTGGACATT TCATTGCCTGGCGCGGCATCCTGATGTCTTAGGCCGTTTAAACGTTGAAATAGCCTCCGTGGTTGGCACTAATACCGATCTCACCCGAGACGATTTCAAGCGAATGCCATACCTTGACCAAGTCCTGAGAGAGG TTCTGAGGCTCTATCCACCCGTTCCAGTAAATACTAGAACTGCCCATAAAACGACGATCCTTCCTACAGGTGGGGGAAAAGACGGAACGAAACCATTCATGGTTCGCGAAGGAGAAAACGTGGCCTTCTGTGTCTATGCCATGCATCGTCGTGAGGATCTGTATGGTCCTGATGCTGGCCAATTCCGTCCGGAGAGGTGGGATGAGGATCTACCATTGTTCCAGAATGAAAGGACAGCGACATGGGGCTATCTCCCATTTAATGGTGGGCCCCGCGCTTGCTTAGGTC AGGATTTTGGATTTGTTGAAGCTGCCTATACCGTGGTACGAATACTACAGAAATACCCGATTGTGAAGCCAGATATGTATAAAGGGGATATACAGGGGCGAAAGTGGCTGGGATGGTCGTCGCATCAGCCAGAGGGCATTGAGATGGTCACCGAGGAGAGACAGAAAATGACAATAGTGCTTTCATTAGGGGATGGGTGTCGGGTGACACTAGGTCGATAA
- a CDS encoding uncharacterized protein (multidrug resistance-associated protein/mitoxantrone resistance protein, ABC superfamily), whose protein sequence is MIILANTTLLRLVESWTSLEVSLGAIARLRSVVTETPQEENTGEQKLTAPTNWPVAGSIVVHGLEASYSPPNLALQNIHLEVKAGQKLLICGRTGSGKSTLLLSFLGLLDLQPGSIMVDNIDISNMSQTYLRRHCFITVPQDPFTLAAATLRFNLDPEGFLPDSVLIEVLENTGLWEHFCQSSKLNHSKSSEIEALLDRPMSSLPPLSAGQQQLLSLSRALAHKRAATAHGYSDLQTQLSVADRKPILLLDEATSALDPETEAVMQDVIEKEFTQEGYTVIIVAHRIGGMLKYFRDDIDAVVWMTEGRVERVVHTQAAVRLALKDDRGGGSNRCSTDLP, encoded by the exons ATGATTATCCTTGCCAATACAACACTGCTTCGCCTTGTCGAATCATGGACTTCGCTAGAGGTCTCCCTTGGAGCAATTGCGCGGTTACGGTCCGTTGTGACTGAGACACCACAGGAGGAAAATACTGGCGAGCAGAAGTTAACTGCACCCACCAATTGGCCGGTCGCTGGAAGCATTGTTGTTCATGGCCTGGAGGCTTCCTACAG TCCGCCAAACCTTGCTCTCCAGAACATCCACCTTGAGGTCAAAGCCGGACAGAAGCTTTTAATATGCGGTAGGACTGGGAG CGGCAAAAGTACATTGTTACTCTCCTTCCTTGGTCTGCTGGACCTCCAGCCCGGATCGATAATGGTCGACAATATCGACATCTCCAACATGTCCCAGACATATCTACGCCGCCACTGCTTCATCACAGTGCCACAAGACCCATTCACCCTAGCGGCAGCTACTCTTCGTTTCAACCTTGACCCAGAAGGATTCCTCCCTGATAGTGTGCTGATTGAAGTACTGGAAAATACAGGACTCTGGGAGCATTTCTGCCAATCTTCTAAGCTTAACCACTCTAAGTCCTCTGAAATCGAAGCTCTTCTAGACCGTCCGATGTCCTCACTCCCACCCCTTTCTGCAGGCCAGCAGCAACTGCTTTCCCTATCAAGGGCACTTGCTCACAAAAGGGCTGCCACGGCTCATGGATATTCTGATCTCCAGACACAGCTTTCCGTAGCGGATCGCAAACCTATTCTTCTTTTAGATGAAGCTACGTCCGCCCTAGACCCAGAAACCGAAGCGGTGATGCAAGATGTTATAGAAAAGGAATTCACCCAGGAAGGATATACGGTGATCATTGTCGCTCATAGAATAGGTGGTATGCTTAAGTACTTCCGAGACGACATCGACGCGGTTGTTTGGATGACTGAAGGGAGGGTTGAGAGAGTTGTGCATACTCAAGCAGCTGTACGACTTGCGCTGAAGGACGATAGAGGGGGAGGATCCAACCGATGCTCAACAGATTTACCATAA
- a CDS encoding uncharacterized protein (predicted protein) encodes MKLSHLHSVTTSTFGLLFLGTPHEGIEKAKWYLLSKGVKGILRQHSQLVASMEKNTETLQSITEQFTPLLKQFYIHNFWELRETVHGFRMSCLALGQVDDSERPISHVLDARKRILGEEHPYTLWSMNDLSKVYCAQSYPKDALELLIPTLDVAVRTLGRSHIGTLMTMSNLVHTHRMIGTPSNIRTAEAMLGDLISAQIKSLGPSHPDVYGAKLQLAQMYERKGQLSQAEIVYRDILSAEGESPGPRIHTSLKVKESLSEIYHMLGRLEAMPQVEAKL; translated from the exons ATGAAGCTCTCCCACTTGCATTCCGTTACCACTTCTACATTCGGTTTGCTCTTTCTGGGAACACCACATGAGGGTATAGAGAAGGCCAAGTGGTACCTTCTCTCCAAAGGTGTGAAAGGAATTCTGCGACAACATAGCCAGCTTGTGGCATCTATGGAGAAAAATACTGAAACATTACAAAGTATCACTGAGCAATTTACGCCACTCCTGAAACAATTCTACATTCATAACTTCTGGGAATTACGCGAGACAGTACATGGCTTCA GGATGAGCTGCCTCGCACTTGGGCAGGTTGATGATTCAGAAAGACCTATCTCCCATGTTCTCGATGCCAGAAAACGCATTCTCGGCGAAGAGCATCCTTACACATTGTGGTCCATGAACGATCTCTCCAAGGTGTACTGTGCACAGAGCTATCCAAAGGATGCGCTAGAATTGCTCATCCCCACGCTGGATGTCGCCGTCCGCACCTTGGGTCGGTCACATATTGGTACTCTGATGACTATGTCCAACCTTGTGCATACCCATCGTATGATAGGGACGCCAAGTAATATTCGAACGGCTGAAGCCATGCTAGGTGACTTGATCAGTGCACAGATAAAATCTCTGGGGCCATCCCACCCAGACGTGTATGGGGCGAAGCTACAGCTTGCGCAGATGTATGAACGCAAAGGTCAATTAAGTCAAGCTGAAATTGTGTACCGTGATATCTTGTCTGCTGAGGGTGAGAGTCCCGGACCAAGAATTCACACATCCCTGAAGGTAAAGGAAAGTCTCTCTGAGATATATCACATGTTGGGCAGATTAGAAGCGATGCCGCAGGTCGAGGCAAAGCTCTAG
- a CDS encoding uncharacterized protein (aminoacylase ACY1 and related metalloexopeptidases) — translation MTTSTVVSLLSSLMQTQSTSEHEQELAHFLDDHLTNLGYTVERLPIAEGSTRENVYAYLGTQRKTRVCLTSHLDTVPPYIPLRIEGSTIYGRGACDDKGPMAAQICALEELRAEGAVKEGDVGLLFVVGEEKGGPGMIAANHQDLSFEGVIFGEPTEGKLVVGHKGHLVFELIGEGKACHSGYPQHGVNANFALIETLSDFVQTEFPSSSLLGPSTFNVGKIEGGVSYNIVPETSKALCAVRVATDMAGIKKIVSDTVARHSNVRLEFKFEYPETLLDHDVEGSFNVRSCCYMNRSILVAHGDNEQIEIDELMEGVRAYKKLTMHALNSAR, via the exons ATGACTACCAGCACCGTCGTATCACTCCTGTCATCGCTGATGCAGACCCAGAGTACAAGTGAACACGAACAGGAACTCGCCCACTTCTTAGACGACCACCTTACCAACCTCGGCTATACCGTTGAACGCCTTCCAATCGCCGAAGGCTCAACCAGAGAAAATGTCTACGCCTATCTAGGTACCCAGCGGAAGACCCGAGTATGTCTCACCTCACACCTGGACACCGTCCCGCCCTACATCCCGCTACGAATTGAGGGATCTACAATCTACGGGCGGGGCGCATGCGACGATAAAGGTCCCATGGCTGCGCAGATATGCGCTTTAGAGGAATTGAGAGCAGAAGGGGCTGTCAAGGAAGGCGATGTGGGGTTATTATTTGTGgtcggggaagagaaaggtgGACCCGGCATGATAGCGGCAAATCACCAGGACCTCAGTTTCGAAGGAGTGATATTTGGGGAGCCGACCGAGGGGAAATTGGTTGTTGGACATAAGGGCCATTTGGTGTTTGAACTGATTGGAGAGGGCAAGGCTTG CCACTCTGGATACCCTCAGCATGGGGTGAACGCTAACTTTGCACTTATCGAAACACTGAGTGACTTCGTTCAAACGGAATTCCCGAGCTCGTCGCTACTGGGGCCATCGACTTTCAATGTTGGGAAGATTGAAGGCGGCGTGAGCTATAATATCGTCCCGGAGACGAGTAAAGCGCTTTGTGCTGTGCGCGTCGCGACAGATATGGCTGGGATAAAGAAGATTGTCTCGGATACTGTTGCCCGACATTCGAACGTTCGACTAGAGTTTAAGTTTGAGTATCCTGAAACCTTGCTAGATCATGATGTTGAGGGTAGCTTTAACGTTCGGTCTTGTTGCTATATGAACA GATCTATCCTGGTAGCACATGGAGACAATGAACAgattgagattgatgagTTGATGGAGGGGGTTCGGGCGTATAAAAAGCTGACGATGCACGCGTTGAATTCTGCTCGATAG
- a CDS encoding RTA1 domain-containing protein (predicted protein): MDFTFHEGVNGSSPWVEFYPYNPSQTAGYAFMAIFGITTVVHIILMFPYKAAYFIPLILGGICTYITYHPTPTLKLYTMNPTNRYTGETFGYYGRAWSHNNRTLISSWALQQMLILCAPPFVAATIYMVLGRIIRAFDAEHLSPMRSKRITVLFVLNDVFCFFTQLGGAGVQITGDAKVMDIGRKVVIVGLVFALVVFLLFVWIAWVFHRRLAAEPTGVAAANPGLNWRRYMWAIYGSCLVLMVRNLVRLVEFGAVKSALNQQEAYIYVFDAAMMFLSMGVLVFWHPGVLIKKARRAGEAGRLCAGMEDGVDGDGVPLAGYKGYQRC, encoded by the coding sequence ATGGACTTCACATTCCACGAAGGCGTAAACGGCTCCTCACCCTGGGTTGAGTTTTATCCCTACAACCCATCCCAAACAGCCGGCTACGCTTTCATGGCCATATTTGGCATAACGACGGTCGTCCACATCATCCTGATGTTCCCCTACAAAGCAGCCTACTTCATCCCTCTAATCCTAGGCGGAATATGTACGTACATCACCTACCACCCTACCCCAACCTTAAAATTATACACGATGAATCCAACTAACAGATATACAGGCGAAACATTCGGCTACTACGGCCGCGCCTGGTCCCACAACAACAGAACACTGATAAGCTCCTGGGCCCTCCAACAAATGCTTATCCTATGCGCGCCGCCCTTCGTCGCCGCAACAATCTACATGGTACTCGGTCGCATCATCCGCGCCTTCGACGCAGAGCATCTCTCCCCGATGCGATCTAAGCGAATAACAGTCCTCTTCGTGTTAAACGATgtgttctgcttcttcaccCAGCTCGGTGGCGCAGGAGTCCAGATCACAGGTGATGCCAAGGTCATGGATATCGGACGCAAGgtcgtcatcgtcggacTTGTGTTTGCGCTTGTGGTATTCCTATTGTTTGTTTGGATTGCATGGGTGTTTCATCGGAGACTAGCCGCTGAGCCGACGGGGGTGGCAGCTGCGAATCCGGGTTTGAATTGGAGGAGGTACATGTGGGCCATTTATGGGAGCTGCTTGGTTTTGATGGTGAGGAATTTGGTTAGGTTGGTGGAGTTTGGGGCGGTTAAGTCCGCTTTGAATCAGCAGGAGGCGTATATTTATGTTTTTGATGCGGCGATGATGTTTCTTTCTATGGGTGTTTTGGTGTTTTGGCATCCTGGTGTGTTGATTAAGAAGGCGAGACGCGCTGGGGAGGCGGGCAGATTGTGTGCTGGTATGGAGGACGGGgttgatggggatggggTGCCTTTGGCTGGGTATAAGGGGTATCAGAGATGTTGA